In Micromonospora sp. NBC_01813, the following are encoded in one genomic region:
- a CDS encoding response regulator transcription factor produces MRVLITEDDDSLRLAVDASLRGAGFAVDTVVDLPQADEALSVNSYDCAVFDRILPAGDSLRYVAGRRRDGWPVPVLFLTARDAVSDRVDGLAWGDDYLIKPFAVAELVVRVRSLCRLGGTGSAPVLRHADIELDPGRHEAQRAGTALHLTAKEFAVLHRLMTEAGRPVRRDELTAVAWDELVPPVSNVLEVVVAQLRRKLGQPPVVHTVRGVGYLLR; encoded by the coding sequence GTGCGGGTACTGATCACTGAGGACGACGACTCGCTGCGGTTGGCGGTCGACGCGTCGCTGCGCGGCGCGGGATTCGCGGTGGACACCGTCGTCGACCTCCCACAGGCGGACGAGGCGTTGAGCGTCAACTCCTACGACTGCGCCGTGTTCGACCGGATCCTGCCTGCGGGTGACTCCCTGCGCTACGTGGCGGGCCGCCGCCGGGACGGTTGGCCCGTACCCGTGCTGTTCCTCACCGCCCGCGACGCGGTGAGCGACCGGGTCGACGGCCTTGCCTGGGGCGACGACTACCTGATCAAGCCGTTCGCGGTGGCTGAGTTGGTCGTCCGGGTACGCAGCCTGTGCCGGCTCGGCGGCACTGGCAGTGCTCCGGTGCTCCGGCACGCCGACATCGAGCTGGACCCGGGCCGCCACGAAGCCCAGCGGGCCGGCACGGCGCTGCACCTGACGGCGAAGGAGTTCGCAGTGCTCCACCGGTTGATGACCGAGGCGGGTCGGCCGGTGCGCCGCGACGAACTGACCGCCGTCGCCTGGGACGAACTCGTTCCACCGGTCTCCAACGTGCTCGAGGTCGTCGTCGCGCAACTGCGCCGCAAACTCGGCCAGCCACCGGTCGTGCACACCGTACGCGGCGTGGGCTATCTGCTGCGCTGA
- a CDS encoding O-acetyl-ADP-ribose deacetylase: MAVIEVVVGDITREDVDAIVTAANESLLGGGGVDGAVHRAAGPRLAQAGGAIGPCAPGDAMATAAFDLDPPVRHVIHTVGPIWEDGDQGEADVLASCYRRSLRVADELGARTVAFPAIATGVYGFPADLAARIAVSTIAATPTDVERIRLVAFDEATATHLRSALATIG, from the coding sequence GTGGCAGTCATCGAGGTCGTCGTAGGCGACATCACCCGCGAGGACGTGGACGCCATCGTCACCGCCGCGAACGAGTCACTGCTCGGTGGCGGCGGTGTCGACGGAGCCGTCCACCGTGCGGCCGGCCCTCGCCTGGCGCAGGCCGGCGGCGCGATCGGCCCCTGCGCGCCCGGTGACGCGATGGCGACCGCGGCGTTCGACCTCGACCCGCCGGTGCGGCACGTCATCCACACGGTCGGGCCAATCTGGGAGGACGGCGACCAGGGCGAGGCCGACGTACTGGCGTCCTGCTACCGGCGCAGCCTACGGGTCGCCGACGAACTCGGCGCCCGGACGGTGGCCTTCCCCGCCATCGCCACCGGCGTGTACGGCTTCCCGGCCGACCTGGCCGCCCGGATCGCCGTCTCGACGATCGCGGCCACCCCGACCGACGTCGAGCGGATCCGACTGGTCGCCTTCGACGAAGCCACCGCGACGCATCTGCGGTCAGCGCTGGCCACCATCGGCTGA